One segment of Acidimicrobiia bacterium DNA contains the following:
- a CDS encoding Rieske 2Fe-2S domain-containing protein: protein MSTRRVAAFIEALLGNRRPRRFKPDAEDAEAMRAAIELRAARPGATLPRTEFVADLHQQLAQEFADEATPLDELAHRRLTRRRLFEGLTVAAAAAAAGVIIDRDVLNTGGSQTPNASRKLVPTDGAWQPVALRTSVGTGDVVRFATASTVGFVVNDGRQLSAVSGVCTHQGCLLRHNPAKNRLECPCHRAAFSLTGEVLYQMFPEPIAPLPRLQLRQRDGQIEVNTPPEA, encoded by the coding sequence GTGAGCACGCGACGCGTCGCCGCCTTCATCGAGGCGCTCCTCGGCAACCGCCGGCCGCGCCGCTTCAAGCCCGATGCCGAGGACGCCGAGGCGATGCGTGCCGCCATCGAGCTTCGCGCCGCGCGGCCTGGCGCCACCCTTCCCCGCACCGAGTTCGTCGCCGACCTGCACCAGCAGCTAGCTCAGGAGTTCGCCGACGAGGCAACGCCACTCGACGAACTAGCCCACCGCCGCCTCACCCGACGGCGCCTCTTTGAAGGGCTCACCGTCGCGGCCGCGGCTGCCGCCGCGGGCGTGATCATCGACCGCGACGTGCTCAACACCGGTGGCTCCCAGACACCCAACGCGAGTCGCAAGCTCGTCCCCACCGACGGCGCCTGGCAGCCCGTCGCCTTGAGAACCTCGGTCGGCACCGGCGACGTCGTCCGCTTCGCGACCGCGTCCACCGTCGGCTTCGTCGTGAACGACGGACGCCAACTCTCAGCCGTCTCCGGGGTGTGCACGCACCAGGGCTGCCTCCTGCGGCACAATCCCGCGAAGAACCGCCTCGAGTGCCCATGCCACCGAGCGGCCTTCTCTCTCACCGGCGAAGTGCTCTACCAGATGTTCCCCGAGCCGATCGCCCCGCTCCCGCGACTCCAACTCCGCCAGCGAGACGGCCAGATCGAGGTGAACACCCCACCCGAGGCCTGA